Sequence from the Thermocoleostomius sinensis A174 genome:
ATCTTTCGCGACAAAATTGCAGCATATGCAGTACATATAGCAAGTTGAATAGCACAACAATCGAGTTGATTAAACATCTATAAATACTTGCAAACTCCCTTCATATCAGTTTCATATTTTATTGCTCTACGATGGAAAACAAATTATTTTAATCACTCTCGAACCCTTTGCGCTATGTTCAACGATGACTCTCAAATTAGTCGTGTTGAAGTTGCGATCAATGTTTTAAACCGAGCTAAACAGCAATTAAACGAGCATGACTATGCTTCTGCACAAGTTATGGTCGCTCTTGCCAGACAAGTGTTAGAGGATCTGCAACTCAACTTCGATCTTCATTTTCAAGCTGAAACCATGCTTGAACAGCTTTTGAGGCAATTTCCAAGGTGAACAAGCATTTTGAACCAGATTGTTCCCTTGTTTCAGTAAAGGGAACGTTATTCATGTTTAGTAAATCGATTCTGTTGATTGAGCATGAGCCTACAATTGGTGAAGTTTTATGTAGCTGCTTGAGTGAATTTGGCGGTTGGGGGATCACGCTATCAAACTCAATTCAAGAGGGGGTTGATTTATGTACGATGACTCATCCTGATGTCATCTTGCTGGATGCATCGATTTCAGAAACCGATGCGCTGATTTTTGTTGAACAGTTGAAGTGCCATTCTGTAGCTCAATCAATTCCTATTGTGCTCATTACAGCTAGAGCTAGTTGGTTTACCAAAAATCAACTTCAACAAATGGGATTTGCCGGAGCTATTACTAAACCGTTTAATCCTTCTACCTTGCCGACTCAGATATCTCATTTATTGGGATGGAATGATTAAAACTTGCAATGTTTCTATTGCAGAAGTTAGCTCATTTCAAAGCTAAAAACATTGAACGTAGCTAAAGCATAGCTAACTGGAATATCTCGTAACCAATAACTAATTGAGGAGAGCGTTATGTCAACATTAACTGTTTGGAAATTCAACACATCCGACGGTGCAGATAAGGCCCTAACTAAGTTAGAAAATTTGCAAAAACAGCAGCTAATTCAGGTGTTGGATGCGGCGATCGCGTCT
This genomic interval carries:
- a CDS encoding response regulator, with the translated sequence MFSKSILLIEHEPTIGEVLCSCLSEFGGWGITLSNSIQEGVDLCTMTHPDVILLDASISETDALIFVEQLKCHSVAQSIPIVLITARASWFTKNQLQQMGFAGAITKPFNPSTLPTQISHLLGWND